Sequence from the Acidobacteriota bacterium genome:
TAGGGTAAGGGCCTTCTGGGCGAAAAGTTAATGGGACAGCAGGGAAAGGTGTTAACTATTTTCGCTTGTGTGCGAGTGGTTTTTGTATTTGGGCTTGATAAAGTCAGAAAAAACTCTTTTTAAAATTTCTTCCGGTTTACAGTAAGACCTATAGTCTGCAACTATCGCTTTTGCAACTCTCTTTAGTAGAGCCTTTTGATCCAATCTTCTCAATTTTCTCATGTCTAACACATGATCTAGAAGCAAAGGACTATTTGAATATTTTTCTACTGTTTGTTTATGTGTGATTAGGCGTTGTTTCATCTCGTCAGAACAATACCTAGCATATGCCTTCTCAACCTGTTGCAATGTGCCAAGAGCTCTCTTGAATGCCTGTTCGTAGTGTTCTGTGTCAATGTAAGTAAACGAATTATCATGGATTTCGTTGATGTGTGACAAGCAATTCTGGATTCTAAGATTAGCTATTCGTGCATTAGAAGACTTTCTGCAAGTGCTGCTTAGATGACGCCCCAAAAAGTTCAATTGCTCTAGAAACCGTTCGAACAGAGGCGTATGCTCAAAACTATCCCTTCTTGCATTAGGTATCAATGATCGATCAACAATATGAATCTCTCCTATCTGCCATCCGGAAAATCTCGCCTCAGAGAATTTATCATCTAAGAAATGTTCTCCTCCGACCTCAATATTGCCTTGACGTACCCTAATTCCTTTAATGTTTAATACGGTGGGTAGACTTGCCAAAAAGCTAGTTCTTGCATACCAACCAAGAGCAATTATCTCGGAATCTACTCCTTTGAACTGAATAAATTCTATAGAATGGATTTGATCTGAACAATGCTCAGAAATCTTGA
This genomic interval carries:
- a CDS encoding ATP-binding protein; its protein translation is MVNLVSKIGLHPFIGKQLFDVITSGMYDNPLMIYREYIQNSVDSIDQAISDGVILKDDAQISITLNGKDRNIIIEDNGYGISNEIAHEVLINVGCSPKEGTDQRGFRGIGRLGGLAYCDELVFETRSPGDEHISVIRWNRKEFESRTNSAQSHITMAEIITSFVSVEHQGISLNSPPNFFRVTLRNVHSFHSDLLMNFKVVYDYLAQCAPVPYNKQVFHHAEAIENSLSGIKDFKSYRIILNNHQIFRPYKDEIKISEHCSDQIHSIEFIQFKGVDSEIIALGWYARTSFLASLPTVLNIKGIRVRQGNIEVGGEHFLDDKFSEARFSGWQIGEIHIVDRSLIPNARRDSFEHTPLFERFLEQLNFLGRHLSSTCRKSSNARIANLRIQNCLSHINEIHDNSFTYIDTEHYEQAFKRALGTLQQVEKAYARYCSDEMKQRLITHKQTVEKYSNSPLLLDHVLDMRKLRRLDQKALLKRVAKAIVADYRSYCKPEEILKRVFSDFIKPKYKNHSHTSENS